In a single window of the Coffea eugenioides isolate CCC68of chromosome 3, Ceug_1.0, whole genome shotgun sequence genome:
- the LOC113765702 gene encoding 3beta-hydroxysteroid-dehydrogenase/decarboxylase produces MEAEAEGQDLGQGQGERWCVVTGGRGFAARHLVEMLIRYNMFCVRIADLGPTIKLEPQEEKGILGEALSSGRASYVSVDLRDKSQVLKAFQGAEVVFHMAAPDSSINNYQLHYSVNVQGTKNVIDACVELKVKRLICTSSPSVVFDGVHGIFNGDETLPYPAKHNDSYSATKAEGEALVIKSNGTNGLLTCCIRPSSIFGPGDRLLVPSLVAAARAGKSKFIIGDGNNLYDFTYVENVAHAHICAERALASGGAVSEKAAGQAYFITNMEPIKFWEFMSLVLEGLGYERPRIKLPVFLMMPIAHMVEWVYKMLAPYGMKVPQFTPSRIRLLSCCRTFNCSKANDLLGYTPVVSLQEGLKRTIESYPHLRAEVRPKRDGPSKASKILGSGRVADTLLWRDKRQTLLMLLVLAAIYFNFIASGYTIITAVSRLLLVAVVFLFINGRLPGKLLGYQVEKIPESKFHISQESSHQVAQSIASGWNSAVIDLKSLCRGNDWILFSKVVLSLLILSILGALSLRSLFIIGLPIAFVAFFVYEKKEEEIDGFVHQILLSGCKLRSNVAGKFSNLKKQQ; encoded by the exons ATGGAGGCGGAAGCAGAAGGCCAAGACCTAGGGCAAGGGCAAGGAGAGAGGTGGTGTGTGGTGACCGGAGGGAGAGGGTTTGCGGCGAGGCATTTGGTGGAAATGTTGATCCGATACAATATGTTTTGCGTTCGGATTGCGGATTTAGGCCCTACGATCAAGCTCGAACCGCAAGAAGAGAAAGGCATTCTCGGCGAGGCGTTGAGTTCTGGTCGTGCTAGCTATGTCTCCGTGGATCTCCGTGATAAGTCTCAAGTGCTCAAAG CTTTCCAGGGAGCTGAGGTTGTTTTTCACATGGCTGCTCCAGATTCTTCTATCAACAACTACCAGCTTCATTATTCTGTCAACGTGCAAG GTACCAAGAATGTTATTGATGCTTGTGTTGAGCTGAAAGTAAAGAGGCTTATATGCACAAGCTCACCGAGTGTGGTCTTCGATGGAGTTCATGGAATTTTTAATGGTGATGAAACATTGCCTTATCCTGCCAAG cacaatgattcatattctGCCACTAAAGCTGAAGGAGAAGCACTAGTTATCAAgtcaaatggcactaatggccttcTAACATGTTGCATTAGACCTAGCAGCATTTTTGGTCCAGGTGATAGGTTACTTGTGCCTTCTTTAGTTGCTGCCGCAAGGGCTGGGAAATCTAAG TTCATAATTGGTGATGGCAACAATCTGTATGATTTCACATACGTCGAAAATGTTGCACATGCTCACATATGTGCTGAACGAGCACTGGCTTCAGGAGGGGCAGTTTCAGAGAAAGCTGCAGGGCAG GCATATTTCATTACAAACATGGAGCCCATCAAGTTCTGGGAATTTATGTCGCTTGTTCTTGAAGGTCTTGGCTATGAAAG GCCAAGAATTAAACTTCCCGTCTTTCTGATGATGCCTATAGCACATATGGTGGAGTGGGTATATAAGATGCTGGCCCCCTATGGGATGAAGGTTCCACAGTTCACTCCTTCAAGAATCAGGCTTCTGTCTTGCTGCAGGACATTTAATTGTTCAAAAGCAAATGATTTGCTTGGCTACACACCAGTTGTCTCTCTCCAG GAGGGTCTTAAGCGAACAATTGAATCATACCCACACTTGAGAGCTGAAGTTCGACCTAAAAGGGATGGTCCATCAAAAGCATCAAAAATTCTTGGTAGCGGAAGGG TTGCAGACACACTTCTATGGAGGGATAAAAGGCAAACGCTCCTCATGTTGTTGGTTCTGGCTGCTATTTACTTCAATTTCATAGCATCTGGATACACCATTATAACTGCAGTTTCCAGACTTCTCTTGGTGGCAGTGGTTTTCCTCTTCATCAATGGAAGGTTACCCGGGAAACT ATTGGGTTATCAAGTTGAGAAAATTCCTGAATCAAAGTTCCACATTTCACAAGAGTCCTCGCATCAAGTTGCTCAATCAATAGCCTCGGGGTGGAACTCTGCTGTGATCGATTTAAAATCTCTATGCAGAGGAAATGACTGGATACTATTTTCAAAG GTGGTTTTGTCTCTTTTGATTTTGAGCATCCTTGGAGCCCTTTCACTACGAAGTTTGTTTATAATAG GGCTTCCCATTGCCTTTGTTGCTTTCTTTGTCTAtgagaagaaggaagaagaaatagaTGGTTTTGTCCATCAAATTCTTCTGTCTGGATGTAAACTAAGGTCGAATGTCGCAGGAAAGTTTTCGAACTTGAAGAAACAGCAATAA
- the LOC113765556 gene encoding fanconi-associated nuclease 1 homolog, with protein sequence MLTGRESLKRLIGKRRRFLPNRHSIISSALPSPESTLNLWKKEEVDDETSSGDDKNGAPELVSCPICGVEVPGDNDVINFHLDACLARGTEPCDAIVSNSRLDACIVRGTKRKLSQRTLFQLNFCSRSKVKVHSVVLDSAEVADVAESDSINGIRWYRHHGYDDTECFEKCSSNQVEWPLESVATGNNDVAGYADKPVNDEVIENDVDSPSLPSEGKVSEKDRQEPMEDDELSELSLQTFIVGRKFADQTELTLQTKMILSRDPENPKDPNAIKVVSADRGCNNVIGFLPRKLAEHLSPLIDKFHLYFEGHVTSVPQHALAVVPIQIFCQNKSVLDGKDCDSWKLFKSLWRHAVYAVDSAKTRPPGMTGYQQNLVLMIQEVLKSHSHLLTDGEKTFLERLTLLSDDSQRLFARLYTRKGPWFRMSNISYTEILDCEGAIKELSEAGFLCSIESDNNVQEDDLKEILNVLNVGELRELVNSVIDENFTRTYWKRHKKCTPVMKKQDLISSLLSSYKDNICSNLLSLILLKTAVCVRVTASAESLIWRAERLFFLNGEQDLSSFLLVDLGIIKYPTYNCILSDHIFRYRNELLSYEEAIEVAQIMDESLDLNNSELVSRCIEVSDHRIFNPVQAVQSSTAGSIDTFLSCFSASWVYSKVVLLGVSFLERELRYIEAIKLLKRLLVNFISDRRRGYWTLRLSVDLEHVGRINESLQVAEDGLLDPWVRAGSRLALQRRVLRLGRPPRRWRTPSYSQSVKRKITEVHIQGRPLNSKTGMRSIFYGEDGEQCGVEELALQYYTGEGGAWMGVHTESGIWLTIFGLLMWDIMFADVPNAFCTKFQTAPLDLETDSFYAARKSLIEGVLGKINDGMAEEILITSWELHAGTACRGVNWEKHSLAELRAAVTCIGGPCLASICRHLAQDYRSWSSGMPDLLLWRFHDNYKGEAKLVEVKGPRDRLSEQQRAWLLFLMDCGFNVEVCKVTAPVVK encoded by the exons ATGCTGACCGGGCGAGAAAGTTTGAAAAGATTGATTGGCAAACGGCGTCGTTTTCTACCCAATCGCCATTCCATCATCTCCTCCGCTCTCCCTTCGCCTGAG AGCACATTGAATTTGTGGAAGAAAGAAGAGGTTGATGATGAAACCAGCTCGGGTGATGATAAAAATGGTGCTCCGGAGCTGGTTAGTTGTCCGATTTGCGGCGTCGAAGTTCCTGGAGACAATGACGTCATCAACTTTCACTTAG ATGCATGTCTTGCTAGAGGGACTGAACCTTGTGATGCTATCGTCAGCAATTCTCGTTTAg ATGCATGCATTGTTAGAGGAACTAAGCGGAAATTAAGTCAGCGTACCCTTTTTCAGTTGAACTTTTGCTCAAGATCCAAAGTCAAAGTTCATTCTGTTGTGTTGGATTCTGCTGAAGTTGCTGATGTTGCTGAGAGTGATTCAATTAATGGTATTAGATGGTACAGACATCATGGATATGATGACACAGAATGTTTTGAAAAATGCAGTAGCAATCAAGTGGAATGGCCATTGGAGTCAGTTGCTACTGGAAACAATGATGTAGCAGGTTATGCAGATAAGCCAGTTAATGATGAAGTAATCGAGAATGATGTTGATTCTCCTTCACTGCCTTCTGAAGGGAAGGTGTCTGAAAAAGATAGGCAGGAACCCATGGAGGATGATGAACTATCAGAGTTGTCTCTTCAAACATTCATTGTTGGCAGAAAGTTTGCTGATCAAACAGAGTTAACTCTTCAGACAAAGATGATCCTCTCAAGAGACCCTGAGAATCCCAAAGATCCAAATGCTATTAAG GTCGTTTCTGCAGATCGTGGGTGTAATAATGTGATCGGTTTTCTACCACGCAAGTTGGCTGAGCATCTATCTCCCCTAATAGACAAGTTCCACCTATATTTTGAG GGTCATGTGACTTCTGTTCCACAGCATGCACTTGCTGTTGTCCCTATTCAAATTTTCTGTCAAAATAAGTCAGTACTTGATGGAAAAGATTGTGACAGTTGGAAACTTTTCAAGTCCTTGTGGAGACATGCTGTGTATGCTGTTGATTCTGCGAAGACTCGTCCTCCAGGCATGACAGGATATCAGCAGAACCTTGTTCTAATGATACAAGAGGTTTTAAAGAGCCATTCACATCTTTTGACTGATGGAGAAAAGACTTTCCTTG AACGCTTGACCTTGCTTTCGGATGACAGTCAGAGGCTCTTTGCTCGGCTTTATACAAGAAAAG GACCATGGTTTAGGATGTCCAATATCTCATACACCGAGATACTTGACTGTGAAGGGGCTATCAAAGAACTTTCTG AAGCAGGCTTCCTATGTTCCATTGAATCAGACAATAATGTCCAAGAAGATGACTTAAAGGAGATCTTGAATGTACTGAACGTTGGTGAGCTGCGGGAACTGGTCAATAGTGTCATCGACGAG AATTTTACGCGGACGTATTGGAAGAGACATAAAAAGTGCACTCCTGTTATGAAAAAACAAGATTTGATTAGTTCACTTCTATCTTCATACAAGGACAATATCTG CTCCAACCTCCTGAGTTTGATTTTACTAAAAACTGCAGTCTGTGTTCGAGTAACTGCATCAGCTGAGTCTCTTATTTGGCGAGCTGAG CGGCTATTCTTCTTGAATGGGGAGCAGGACTTATCGTCATTTTTACTTGTTGATTTAGGAATTATTAAGTATCCAACTTACAACTGTATATTGTCAGACCATATTTTTAGATATAGAAACGAACTGCTTTCTTATGAGGAG GCAATTGAGGTTGCACAAATTATGGATGAATCTCTGGATTTAAATAATTCTGAGTTGGTTTCAAGGTGCATAGAGGTTTCTGACCACCGCATCTTCAATCCTGTACAAGCAGTCCAATCATCAACTGCTGGATCAATAGATACATTTTTGTCATGTTTTTCAGCTTCATGGGTCTACTCTAAGGTGGTCTTGTTAGGTGTTTCATTCCTTGAGCGTGAGCTGAG GTATATTGAAGCTATCAAGCTACTAAAGCGCCTTCTGGTTAATTTCATTTCTGACAGAAGAAGGGGATACTGGACACTGAGGCTATCAGTTGACCTGGAACATGTGGGACGTATAAATGAGAGTCTTCAAGTTGCTGAGGATGGGTTACTTGATCCCTGGGTTCGTGCTGGTTCAAGATTGGCCTTACAAAGGCGGGTTCTACGACTGGGAAGGCCACCTAGGCGCTGGAGAACTCCTAGTTATTCACAATCTGTTAAAAGGAAGATAACTGAG GTTCATATTCAAGGTAGACCATTAAACAGTAAGACAGGAATGAGGAGTATATTTTATGGTGAAGATGGAGAGCAATGTGGAGTGGAAGAACTTGCTTTGCAGTATTACACTGGAGAAGGAGGTGCATGGATGGGTGTCCATACAGAGAGTGGCATTTGGTTGACTATTTTTGGGCTTTTGATGTgggatattatgtttgctgatGTGCCAAATGCCTTTTGCACCAAGTTTCAG ACAGCTCCCTTAGATCTGGAGACAGATAGCTTTTATGCAGCCAGAAAGAGCCTTATAGAGGGAGTTCTGGGAAAGATTAATGATGGCATGGCAGAAGAAATTCTTATCACGTCATGGGAGTTACATGCAGGAACAGCCTGCAGGGGAGTGAACTGGGAAAAGCATTCCTTGGCTGAGCTTCGTGCTGCTGTCACATGCATTGGGGGTCCTTGTCTTGCATCAATTTGCAGGCATTTGGCTCAAGATTATCGGAGCTGGTCGAGTGGAATGCCTGATCTCTTGCTTTGGCGTTTTCATGACAATTATAAAGGTGAAGCAAAGCTTGTTGAAGTAAAAGGCCCAAGGGACAGACTTTCTGAACAGCAGCGTGCATGGCTGCTGTTTCTGATGGACTGCGGCTTCAACGTTGAAGTGTGCAAAGTAACTGCTCCAGTCGTGAAGTAA
- the LOC113765762 gene encoding DNA replication complex GINS protein PSF3-like has protein sequence MANYYDIDDVLAEEEILPAVFQQAADCFGLLDSSDDTNEVEAGAKVELPFWLARDLHVRGVVAVDVPPYFRKVSRTRKEIEADAAHVDLRGRCQYFYELGLKIAPLVGDKTIGPFLLVAFQTRYKEVLVKAHTAASAVAPKHLTLLTNEEAKLYEAGQLSTAAFKKWRMGGPRLQRAPVLGRKRKPIE, from the exons ATGGCGAATTATTATGATATTGATGATGTTTTAGCTGAAGAGGAG attttaccAGCTGTATTCCAGCAGGCAGCGGACTGTTTCGGGCTACTTGATTCTAGTGATGATACAAATGAG GTTGAAGCCGGTGCGAAAGTAGAATTACCATTTTGGCTAGCTCGTGATTTACATGTGAGAGGAGTGGTAGCCGTCGACGTTCCGCCGTACTTCAGAAAAGT TTCTAGAACACGCAAGGAAATTGAGGCTGATGCTGCACATGTGGATCTAAGAGGTCGATGCCAGTATTTCTATGAACTAGGACTCAAAATAGCACCACT GGTTGGtgacaaaaccattggacctttcCTCCTAGTTGCATTTCAGACCAGATACAAGGAGGTTCTTGTAAAGGCACATACTGCTGCATCTGCAGTGGCTCCCAAGCACTTAACACTGCTAACAAATGAAGAGGCCAAAT TATATGAGGCTGGTCAATTGTCCACTGCGGCATTCAAGAAGTGGCGGATGGGTGGACCAAGATTGCAAAGAGCTCCTGTTCTTGGTAGGAAGAGGAAACCAATAGAATAG